One genomic window of Paramormyrops kingsleyae isolate MSU_618 chromosome 22, PKINGS_0.4, whole genome shotgun sequence includes the following:
- the rhbdf1a gene encoding inactive rhomboid protein 1 isoform X3 encodes MAESHRQGSLQRKKPPWLKLDIPLTQVSLDEPPTLAQPVRRHGYLRSFSMPVETTHLRSSVADPLSQRRPAFQRQTSITQTIRRGTADWFGISKDGDATQRWHRKSIRHCSMRYGRLKAQALRGMELSSQDSVSLASAETPPPLYLPGPQHGMQKIVDPLARGRAFRMVEDGEGFSAPQTPMTPGGTSVCSATSSRSGLNRLPRRRKRESVAKMSFRAAAALVKGRSLREGASFRLQRRSFSPAGFLDDENLDLPEDLDTSFFGHEEALAFMPQDGLPQEELSTYTDEVFEAVTDLESDGLAEGGDATGGVLDRGELERSRLMLPMERGWRKVKEGVAMQPKVRLQQEVVSVSGQRRGQRIASPVKKLFAREKRSYGLGMVGRLTNRTYRSHIDSYVKRQIEDMDDHRPFFTYWITFVHLLITILAVCIYGFAPVGFAQHETVDSVLRNKGVYENVKFVQQENFWVGPSSEALIHLGAKFSPCMRQDRQVHDLIQQKRAKERNSACCVRNDHSGCVQTSREECSATLAEWVKWPDRAGSVCHQDPGTCLEPASVSPHKWLNDITKWPICTKSDTGNHTNLPHIDCELTGRPCCIGTKGRCEITSREYCDFMRGYFHEEATLCSQVHCMDDVCGLLPFLNPEVPDQFYRLWLSLFLHAGILHCLVSMGFQMTILRDLEKLAGWLRISIIYILSGITGNLASAIFLPYRAEVGPAGSQFGILACLFVELFQSWPILAQPWRAFGKLLCVVIILFTFGLLPWIDNFAHICGFISGFFLSFAFLPYISFGRLDMYRKRCQIIAALLVFVGLLASLLVLFYVYPITCGWCELLTCIPFTDKFCEKYDLNAHLH; translated from the exons ATGGCGGAATCGCATCGCCAGGGCAGCCTGCAGAGGAAGAAGCCGCCGTGGCTCAAGCTGGACATCCCGCTGACTCAGGTGTCGCTGGACGAGCCCCCCACCCTTGCCCAG CCGGTGAGGCGTCATGGTTACCTCCGCAGCTTCAGCATGCCGGTGGAGACCACGCATCTCCGCTCTTCGGTGGCTGACCCCCTGTCCCAGAGACGCCCTGCCTTCCAGCGGCAGACCTCCATCACACAGACCATCCGGAG GGGCACGGCGGACTGGTTTGGCATCAGTAAGGATGGGGACGCCACGCAGCGCTGGCACCGCAAGAGCATACGTCACTGCAGCATGCGCTACGGGCGACTGAAAGCGCAGGCCCTGCGCGGCATGGAGCTGTCCAGCCAAGACAGCGTTTCGCTGGCTAGTGCTGAGACGCCGCCGCCACTCTACCTGCCAGGGCCACAGCACGGCATGCAGAAG ATTGTGGACCCCCTGGCACGGGGGCGTGCCTTCCGCATGGTGGAGGACGGGGAGGGATTCAGCGCCCCCCAGACACCCATGACGCCAGGCGGCACCTCCGTCTGCTCCGCCACCAGCTCCCGCTCGGGCCTTAACCGCCTGCCACGCAGACGCAAGAGGGAGTCTGTGGCCAAGATGAGCTTTCGGGCCGCGGCGGCCCTTGTCAAG GGCCGCTCCCTGCGGGAGGGTGCCTCCTTTCGACTACAGAGGCGAAGCTTCTCCCCTGCTGGCTTCCTGGACGATGAGAACTTGGACCTTCCAGAAGACCTGGACACCTCCTTCTTTGGCCAT GAGGAGGCGCTGGCCTTTATGCCTCAAGACGGCCTCCCTCAGGAGGAGCTGTCTACGTACACGGACGAGGTGTTCGAGGCGGTCACAGACCTGGAGTCAGACGGGCTGGCGGAGGGGGGGGACGCGACGGGCGGGGTCCTGGATCGAGGCGAGCTGGAGAGGAGCCGCTTGATGCT gcccaTGGAGCGAGGCTGGCGCAAGGTGAAGGAGGGAGTCGCCATGCAGCCCAAAGTGCGGCTCCAGCAGGAGGTGGTGAGCGTCAGCGGCCAGAGGCGGGGCCAGCGCATTGCCTCCCCTGTTAAGAAGCTGTTTGCCCGCGAGAAGCGCTCATACGGCCTAGGCATGGTGGGCAGGCTCACCAACCGCACCTACCGCAGCCACATCGACAGCTACGTCAAGCGGCAGATCGAGGACATGGACGATCACAG ACCCTTCTTCACATACTGGATCACGTTTGTGCACCTGCTGATCACCATCCTGGCCGTGTGCATCTACGGCTTTGCACCAGTGGGCTTCGCTCAGCATGAGACCGTGGATTCC GTCCTTAGAAATAAAGGTGTCTATGAGAATGTCAAGTTTGTCCAGCAGGAGAACTTCTGGGTCGGGCCAAGTTCG GAGGCGCTCATCCACCTGGGAGCCAAGTTCTCCCCATGCATGCGGCAGGATCGGCAGGTGCATGACTTGATCCAGCAGAAGCGGGCTAAAGAGCGCAACTCGGCCTGCTGCGTACGCAATGACCACTCTGGCTGTGTCCAGACGTCTCGGGAGGAGTGCTCT GCCACCCTGGCAGAATGGGTGAAGTGGCCTGATCGCGCCGGCTCTGTGTGCCATCAGGACCCCGG GACCTGTCTGGAGCCGGCCTCCGTGTCCCCGCACAAGTGGCTCAATGACATCACCAAGTGGCCT ATCTGTACCAAGTCTGACACAGGCAACCACACCAACCTCCCCCACATCGACTGTGAGCTCACAGGGCGGCCTTGCTGCATTGGCACTAAAGGGAG GTGTGAGATCACCTCACGAGAGTACTGTGACTTCATGAGGGGATACTTTCACGAAGAGGCCACCCTGTGCTCACAG GTGCACTGCATGGACGACGTCTGCGGCCTGCTCCCCTTCCTGAACCCAGAGGTGCCGGATCAGTTCTACAGGCTGTGGCTCTCGCTGTTCCTCCATGCCGG GATCCTGCACTGCCTGGTATCCATGGGCTTCCAGATGACCATCCTGAGGGACCTGGAGAAGCTGGCAGGCTGGTTACGCATCTCCATCATCTACATCCTGAGCGGCATCACGGGAAATCTGGCCAGCGCCATCTTCCTGCCCTACCGGGCCGAG GTGGGCCCCGCGGGCTCGCAGTTCGGCATCCTGGCCTGCCTCTTCGTGGAGCTCTTCCAGAGCTGGCCCATCCTGGCGCAGCCGTGGCGGGCATTTGGCAAGCTGCTCTGCGTCGTCATCATCCTCTTCACCTTCGGCCTCCTGCCCTGGATCGACAACTTCGCCCACATCTGCGGCTTCATCTCCGGCTTCTTCCTCTCCTTCGCCTTCCTGCCCTACATCAGCTTTGGCCGCCTCGACATGTACCGCAAGCGCTGCCAGATCATCGCCGCCCTGCTGGTCTTTGTGGGCCTGCTGGCCTCCCTGCTGGTACTCTTCTACGTCTACCCCATCACGTGCGGCTGGTGCGAGCTGCTCACCTGCATCCCATTCACGGACAAGTTCTGCGAGAAGTACGACCTCAACGCACATCTGCACTGA
- the rhbdf1a gene encoding inactive rhomboid protein 1 isoform X1 produces the protein MAESHRQGSLQRKKPPWLKLDIPLTQVSLDEPPTLAQPVRRHGYLRSFSMPVETTHLRSSVADPLSQRRPAFQRQTSITQTIRSRRVHFERISTVPVKGQRAARRSSRTGRSLSKIFLRGTADWFGISKDGDATQRWHRKSIRHCSMRYGRLKAQALRGMELSSQDSVSLASAETPPPLYLPGPQHGMQKIVDPLARGRAFRMVEDGEGFSAPQTPMTPGGTSVCSATSSRSGLNRLPRRRKRESVAKMSFRAAAALVKGRSLREGASFRLQRRSFSPAGFLDDENLDLPEDLDTSFFGHEEALAFMPQDGLPQEELSTYTDEVFEAVTDLESDGLAEGGDATGGVLDRGELERSRLMLPMERGWRKVKEGVAMQPKVRLQQEVVSVSGQRRGQRIASPVKKLFAREKRSYGLGMVGRLTNRTYRSHIDSYVKRQIEDMDDHRPFFTYWITFVHLLITILAVCIYGFAPVGFAQHETVDSVLRNKGVYENVKFVQQENFWVGPSSEALIHLGAKFSPCMRQDRQVHDLIQQKRAKERNSACCVRNDHSGCVQTSREECSATLAEWVKWPDRAGSVCHQDPGTCLEPASVSPHKWLNDITKWPICTKSDTGNHTNLPHIDCELTGRPCCIGTKGRCEITSREYCDFMRGYFHEEATLCSQVHCMDDVCGLLPFLNPEVPDQFYRLWLSLFLHAGILHCLVSMGFQMTILRDLEKLAGWLRISIIYILSGITGNLASAIFLPYRAEVGPAGSQFGILACLFVELFQSWPILAQPWRAFGKLLCVVIILFTFGLLPWIDNFAHICGFISGFFLSFAFLPYISFGRLDMYRKRCQIIAALLVFVGLLASLLVLFYVYPITCGWCELLTCIPFTDKFCEKYDLNAHLH, from the exons ATGGCGGAATCGCATCGCCAGGGCAGCCTGCAGAGGAAGAAGCCGCCGTGGCTCAAGCTGGACATCCCGCTGACTCAGGTGTCGCTGGACGAGCCCCCCACCCTTGCCCAG CCGGTGAGGCGTCATGGTTACCTCCGCAGCTTCAGCATGCCGGTGGAGACCACGCATCTCCGCTCTTCGGTGGCTGACCCCCTGTCCCAGAGACGCCCTGCCTTCCAGCGGCAGACCTCCATCACACAGACCATCCGGAG cagaaGGGTGCACTTTGAGCGGATCAGCACCGTGCCTGTGAAAGGGCAGCGTGCTGCACGGCGCTCCTCCCGGACGGGGCGCTCTCTGTCCAAGATCTTCCTCAG GGGCACGGCGGACTGGTTTGGCATCAGTAAGGATGGGGACGCCACGCAGCGCTGGCACCGCAAGAGCATACGTCACTGCAGCATGCGCTACGGGCGACTGAAAGCGCAGGCCCTGCGCGGCATGGAGCTGTCCAGCCAAGACAGCGTTTCGCTGGCTAGTGCTGAGACGCCGCCGCCACTCTACCTGCCAGGGCCACAGCACGGCATGCAGAAG ATTGTGGACCCCCTGGCACGGGGGCGTGCCTTCCGCATGGTGGAGGACGGGGAGGGATTCAGCGCCCCCCAGACACCCATGACGCCAGGCGGCACCTCCGTCTGCTCCGCCACCAGCTCCCGCTCGGGCCTTAACCGCCTGCCACGCAGACGCAAGAGGGAGTCTGTGGCCAAGATGAGCTTTCGGGCCGCGGCGGCCCTTGTCAAG GGCCGCTCCCTGCGGGAGGGTGCCTCCTTTCGACTACAGAGGCGAAGCTTCTCCCCTGCTGGCTTCCTGGACGATGAGAACTTGGACCTTCCAGAAGACCTGGACACCTCCTTCTTTGGCCAT GAGGAGGCGCTGGCCTTTATGCCTCAAGACGGCCTCCCTCAGGAGGAGCTGTCTACGTACACGGACGAGGTGTTCGAGGCGGTCACAGACCTGGAGTCAGACGGGCTGGCGGAGGGGGGGGACGCGACGGGCGGGGTCCTGGATCGAGGCGAGCTGGAGAGGAGCCGCTTGATGCT gcccaTGGAGCGAGGCTGGCGCAAGGTGAAGGAGGGAGTCGCCATGCAGCCCAAAGTGCGGCTCCAGCAGGAGGTGGTGAGCGTCAGCGGCCAGAGGCGGGGCCAGCGCATTGCCTCCCCTGTTAAGAAGCTGTTTGCCCGCGAGAAGCGCTCATACGGCCTAGGCATGGTGGGCAGGCTCACCAACCGCACCTACCGCAGCCACATCGACAGCTACGTCAAGCGGCAGATCGAGGACATGGACGATCACAG ACCCTTCTTCACATACTGGATCACGTTTGTGCACCTGCTGATCACCATCCTGGCCGTGTGCATCTACGGCTTTGCACCAGTGGGCTTCGCTCAGCATGAGACCGTGGATTCC GTCCTTAGAAATAAAGGTGTCTATGAGAATGTCAAGTTTGTCCAGCAGGAGAACTTCTGGGTCGGGCCAAGTTCG GAGGCGCTCATCCACCTGGGAGCCAAGTTCTCCCCATGCATGCGGCAGGATCGGCAGGTGCATGACTTGATCCAGCAGAAGCGGGCTAAAGAGCGCAACTCGGCCTGCTGCGTACGCAATGACCACTCTGGCTGTGTCCAGACGTCTCGGGAGGAGTGCTCT GCCACCCTGGCAGAATGGGTGAAGTGGCCTGATCGCGCCGGCTCTGTGTGCCATCAGGACCCCGG GACCTGTCTGGAGCCGGCCTCCGTGTCCCCGCACAAGTGGCTCAATGACATCACCAAGTGGCCT ATCTGTACCAAGTCTGACACAGGCAACCACACCAACCTCCCCCACATCGACTGTGAGCTCACAGGGCGGCCTTGCTGCATTGGCACTAAAGGGAG GTGTGAGATCACCTCACGAGAGTACTGTGACTTCATGAGGGGATACTTTCACGAAGAGGCCACCCTGTGCTCACAG GTGCACTGCATGGACGACGTCTGCGGCCTGCTCCCCTTCCTGAACCCAGAGGTGCCGGATCAGTTCTACAGGCTGTGGCTCTCGCTGTTCCTCCATGCCGG GATCCTGCACTGCCTGGTATCCATGGGCTTCCAGATGACCATCCTGAGGGACCTGGAGAAGCTGGCAGGCTGGTTACGCATCTCCATCATCTACATCCTGAGCGGCATCACGGGAAATCTGGCCAGCGCCATCTTCCTGCCCTACCGGGCCGAG GTGGGCCCCGCGGGCTCGCAGTTCGGCATCCTGGCCTGCCTCTTCGTGGAGCTCTTCCAGAGCTGGCCCATCCTGGCGCAGCCGTGGCGGGCATTTGGCAAGCTGCTCTGCGTCGTCATCATCCTCTTCACCTTCGGCCTCCTGCCCTGGATCGACAACTTCGCCCACATCTGCGGCTTCATCTCCGGCTTCTTCCTCTCCTTCGCCTTCCTGCCCTACATCAGCTTTGGCCGCCTCGACATGTACCGCAAGCGCTGCCAGATCATCGCCGCCCTGCTGGTCTTTGTGGGCCTGCTGGCCTCCCTGCTGGTACTCTTCTACGTCTACCCCATCACGTGCGGCTGGTGCGAGCTGCTCACCTGCATCCCATTCACGGACAAGTTCTGCGAGAAGTACGACCTCAACGCACATCTGCACTGA
- the rhbdf1a gene encoding inactive rhomboid protein 1 isoform X2: MAESHRQGSLQRKKPPWLKLDIPLTQVSLDEPPTLAQPVRRHGYLRSFSMPVETTHLRSSVADPLSQRRPAFQRQTSITQTIRRRVHFERISTVPVKGQRAARRSSRTGRSLSKIFLRGTADWFGISKDGDATQRWHRKSIRHCSMRYGRLKAQALRGMELSSQDSVSLASAETPPPLYLPGPQHGMQKIVDPLARGRAFRMVEDGEGFSAPQTPMTPGGTSVCSATSSRSGLNRLPRRRKRESVAKMSFRAAAALVKGRSLREGASFRLQRRSFSPAGFLDDENLDLPEDLDTSFFGHEEALAFMPQDGLPQEELSTYTDEVFEAVTDLESDGLAEGGDATGGVLDRGELERSRLMLPMERGWRKVKEGVAMQPKVRLQQEVVSVSGQRRGQRIASPVKKLFAREKRSYGLGMVGRLTNRTYRSHIDSYVKRQIEDMDDHRPFFTYWITFVHLLITILAVCIYGFAPVGFAQHETVDSVLRNKGVYENVKFVQQENFWVGPSSEALIHLGAKFSPCMRQDRQVHDLIQQKRAKERNSACCVRNDHSGCVQTSREECSATLAEWVKWPDRAGSVCHQDPGTCLEPASVSPHKWLNDITKWPICTKSDTGNHTNLPHIDCELTGRPCCIGTKGRCEITSREYCDFMRGYFHEEATLCSQVHCMDDVCGLLPFLNPEVPDQFYRLWLSLFLHAGILHCLVSMGFQMTILRDLEKLAGWLRISIIYILSGITGNLASAIFLPYRAEVGPAGSQFGILACLFVELFQSWPILAQPWRAFGKLLCVVIILFTFGLLPWIDNFAHICGFISGFFLSFAFLPYISFGRLDMYRKRCQIIAALLVFVGLLASLLVLFYVYPITCGWCELLTCIPFTDKFCEKYDLNAHLH; the protein is encoded by the exons ATGGCGGAATCGCATCGCCAGGGCAGCCTGCAGAGGAAGAAGCCGCCGTGGCTCAAGCTGGACATCCCGCTGACTCAGGTGTCGCTGGACGAGCCCCCCACCCTTGCCCAG CCGGTGAGGCGTCATGGTTACCTCCGCAGCTTCAGCATGCCGGTGGAGACCACGCATCTCCGCTCTTCGGTGGCTGACCCCCTGTCCCAGAGACGCCCTGCCTTCCAGCGGCAGACCTCCATCACACAGACCATCCGGAG aaGGGTGCACTTTGAGCGGATCAGCACCGTGCCTGTGAAAGGGCAGCGTGCTGCACGGCGCTCCTCCCGGACGGGGCGCTCTCTGTCCAAGATCTTCCTCAG GGGCACGGCGGACTGGTTTGGCATCAGTAAGGATGGGGACGCCACGCAGCGCTGGCACCGCAAGAGCATACGTCACTGCAGCATGCGCTACGGGCGACTGAAAGCGCAGGCCCTGCGCGGCATGGAGCTGTCCAGCCAAGACAGCGTTTCGCTGGCTAGTGCTGAGACGCCGCCGCCACTCTACCTGCCAGGGCCACAGCACGGCATGCAGAAG ATTGTGGACCCCCTGGCACGGGGGCGTGCCTTCCGCATGGTGGAGGACGGGGAGGGATTCAGCGCCCCCCAGACACCCATGACGCCAGGCGGCACCTCCGTCTGCTCCGCCACCAGCTCCCGCTCGGGCCTTAACCGCCTGCCACGCAGACGCAAGAGGGAGTCTGTGGCCAAGATGAGCTTTCGGGCCGCGGCGGCCCTTGTCAAG GGCCGCTCCCTGCGGGAGGGTGCCTCCTTTCGACTACAGAGGCGAAGCTTCTCCCCTGCTGGCTTCCTGGACGATGAGAACTTGGACCTTCCAGAAGACCTGGACACCTCCTTCTTTGGCCAT GAGGAGGCGCTGGCCTTTATGCCTCAAGACGGCCTCCCTCAGGAGGAGCTGTCTACGTACACGGACGAGGTGTTCGAGGCGGTCACAGACCTGGAGTCAGACGGGCTGGCGGAGGGGGGGGACGCGACGGGCGGGGTCCTGGATCGAGGCGAGCTGGAGAGGAGCCGCTTGATGCT gcccaTGGAGCGAGGCTGGCGCAAGGTGAAGGAGGGAGTCGCCATGCAGCCCAAAGTGCGGCTCCAGCAGGAGGTGGTGAGCGTCAGCGGCCAGAGGCGGGGCCAGCGCATTGCCTCCCCTGTTAAGAAGCTGTTTGCCCGCGAGAAGCGCTCATACGGCCTAGGCATGGTGGGCAGGCTCACCAACCGCACCTACCGCAGCCACATCGACAGCTACGTCAAGCGGCAGATCGAGGACATGGACGATCACAG ACCCTTCTTCACATACTGGATCACGTTTGTGCACCTGCTGATCACCATCCTGGCCGTGTGCATCTACGGCTTTGCACCAGTGGGCTTCGCTCAGCATGAGACCGTGGATTCC GTCCTTAGAAATAAAGGTGTCTATGAGAATGTCAAGTTTGTCCAGCAGGAGAACTTCTGGGTCGGGCCAAGTTCG GAGGCGCTCATCCACCTGGGAGCCAAGTTCTCCCCATGCATGCGGCAGGATCGGCAGGTGCATGACTTGATCCAGCAGAAGCGGGCTAAAGAGCGCAACTCGGCCTGCTGCGTACGCAATGACCACTCTGGCTGTGTCCAGACGTCTCGGGAGGAGTGCTCT GCCACCCTGGCAGAATGGGTGAAGTGGCCTGATCGCGCCGGCTCTGTGTGCCATCAGGACCCCGG GACCTGTCTGGAGCCGGCCTCCGTGTCCCCGCACAAGTGGCTCAATGACATCACCAAGTGGCCT ATCTGTACCAAGTCTGACACAGGCAACCACACCAACCTCCCCCACATCGACTGTGAGCTCACAGGGCGGCCTTGCTGCATTGGCACTAAAGGGAG GTGTGAGATCACCTCACGAGAGTACTGTGACTTCATGAGGGGATACTTTCACGAAGAGGCCACCCTGTGCTCACAG GTGCACTGCATGGACGACGTCTGCGGCCTGCTCCCCTTCCTGAACCCAGAGGTGCCGGATCAGTTCTACAGGCTGTGGCTCTCGCTGTTCCTCCATGCCGG GATCCTGCACTGCCTGGTATCCATGGGCTTCCAGATGACCATCCTGAGGGACCTGGAGAAGCTGGCAGGCTGGTTACGCATCTCCATCATCTACATCCTGAGCGGCATCACGGGAAATCTGGCCAGCGCCATCTTCCTGCCCTACCGGGCCGAG GTGGGCCCCGCGGGCTCGCAGTTCGGCATCCTGGCCTGCCTCTTCGTGGAGCTCTTCCAGAGCTGGCCCATCCTGGCGCAGCCGTGGCGGGCATTTGGCAAGCTGCTCTGCGTCGTCATCATCCTCTTCACCTTCGGCCTCCTGCCCTGGATCGACAACTTCGCCCACATCTGCGGCTTCATCTCCGGCTTCTTCCTCTCCTTCGCCTTCCTGCCCTACATCAGCTTTGGCCGCCTCGACATGTACCGCAAGCGCTGCCAGATCATCGCCGCCCTGCTGGTCTTTGTGGGCCTGCTGGCCTCCCTGCTGGTACTCTTCTACGTCTACCCCATCACGTGCGGCTGGTGCGAGCTGCTCACCTGCATCCCATTCACGGACAAGTTCTGCGAGAAGTACGACCTCAACGCACATCTGCACTGA